From Garra rufa chromosome 19, GarRuf1.0, whole genome shotgun sequence, the proteins below share one genomic window:
- the LOC141291921 gene encoding odorant receptor 131-2-like, giving the protein MAGSNGTAEVSFLYQQIFKVEMDAGPSTKISVLMLISVFFFFVNCVMFFALRSKRVFYETPRYILFGHMLVNDSVLLIFTTIVYVMGTYYLQVNRAICTLLVIISYCTFRNAPLTLAVMSLERYVAICFPLRHCTIATPKRTGIALGIIWFLSSINIITDIIFVLIINPSLFVEVLFCTQERLYLFKWQLDKTQGFDVLYFVSVAVVIIFTYISIMITARSVSSDKDSAKKALKTVLLHLIQLGLCLTSFLYATINKALYTVSDSSSLFINLRYLNFLILLMLPRCLSPLIYGMRDEAVWPLFKYYFCYRSGKIRPSVNIH; this is encoded by the coding sequence ATGGCGGGCTCTAATGGCACAGCTGAGGTGTCTTTCCTTTATCAGCAAATTTTTAAGGTTGAAATGGATGCTGGGCCCAGTACTAAAATTTCAGTGCTTATGTTAATatctgtgtttttctttttcgTAAACTGTGTGATGTTTTTTGCTCTGAGAAGCAAGCGTGTATTCTACGAGACGCCACGCTATATTCTTTTTGGACACATGCTTGTGAATGACTCTGTGCTTTTGATTTTCACAACTATCGTGTATGTCATGGGTACATATTACCTTCAAGTAAATAGAGCCATCTGCACTCTGCTAGTCATTATCTCCTACTGCACTTTCCGTAACGCTCCTCTGACACTTGCTGTGATGTCTCTGGAGCGGTACGTGGCGATTTGCTTCCCTCTGAGACACTGCACCATCGCCACACCAAAACGGACTGGAATCGCCTTAGGAATCATCTGGTTCCTTAGTTCTATAAATATTATAACAGacattatttttgtgttaattATCAACCCCAGTTTATTTGTAGAGGTTTTATTTTGCACACAAGAAAGATTGTATTTATTCAAATGGCAGCTGGATAAAACTCAAGGGTTTGATGTGCTTTATTTTGTGTCTGTTGCAGTGGttattatttttacatatatTAGCATTATGATCACAGCCAGGTCTGTTTCCTCTGATAAAGATTCTGCTAAAAAAGCCCTAAAAACGGTGCTCTTGCACTTGATTCAGCTGGGACTGTGTCTCACCTCTTTCTTGTATGCCACAATAAACAAAGCACTATACACAGTGTCTGACAGCTCTTCTCTGTTCATAAATCTCAGATATCTAAATTTTCTTATTCTTCTTATGCTGCCACGCTGCCTAAGTCCTCTGATCTACGGTATGAGAGATGAAGCCGTTTGGCccttgtttaaatattatttctgcTATCGTTCAGGCAAAATAAGGCCCTCTGTTAATATACATTAA
- the LOC141291923 gene encoding odorant receptor 131-2-like, with protein MAGSNGTTEDVSVLTFQQIYKLDLDVGLSTKTAVTVLTSLFFCVVNCVMFFTLRSKRVFYETPRYILFGHMLMNDSVLLLVTTVMYTLALCFLPIPKSVCTLLVFISHCTFRNAPLTLAVMSLERYVAICFPLRHCSIATPKRTRIAIGIIWLLSSINFITDIILVLVIDTSYLSGILFCTLEKLFLFQWQLDKYQAFDVLYFVSVAVIIIFTYISIMIAARSVSSDKDSAKKALKTVLLHLIQLGLCLTSFLYTIIERTLYMLTGNSFSLFLNLIYLNYLITLILPRCLSPLIYGMRDEAVWPLFKYFFCCRLCKVRPSVNVH; from the coding sequence ATGGCGGGGTCCAATGGCACAACTGAGGATGTGTCTGTTTTAACTTTTCAGCAAATCTATAAGCTAGACCTTGATGTTGGGCTCAGTACTAAAACTGCAGTGACTGTGTTAACATCTCTGTTCTTCTGTGTTGTAAACTGTGTGATGTTCTTTACTCTGAGAAGCAAGCGCGTATTCTATGAGACGCCACGTTATATTCTTTTTGGCCACATGCTTATGAATGACTCTGTGCTTTTGCTGGTCACAACTGTTATGTACACACTGGCTCTCTGTTTTCTTCCAATACCTAAATCTGTTTGCACTTTGTTAGTCTTTATTTCTCACTGCACTTTCCGTAACGCTCCTCTGACACTAGCTGTGATGTCTCTGGAGCGGTACGTGGCGATCTGCTTCCCTTTGAGACATTGCAGCATCGCCACACCAAAAAGGACTAGAATTGCCATAGGAATCATCTGGCTGCTTAGTTCTATAAATTTTATAACagacattattttagttttagttattgacACGAGTTATTTGTCTGGTATTTTATTTTGCACATTAGAAAAATTGTTTTTATTCCAATGGCAGCTGGATAAATATCAAGCATTTGATGTGCTTTATTTTGTGTCTGTTGCTGTGATCATTATTTTCACATACATTAGCATTATGATCGCAGCCAGGTCTGTTTCCTCTGATAAAGATTCTGCTAAGAAAGCCCTTAAAACAGTGCTCTTGCACTTGATTCAGCTGGGACTGTGTCTCACCTCTTTCTTGTATACTATAATTGAAAGAACACTATACATGTTGACTGGAAACAGCTTTTCTCTCTTCTTAAAcctaatatatttaaattatcttATAACTCTTATTCTGCCACGCTGCCTGAGTCCTCTGATCTACGGTATGAGAGATGAAGCCGTGTGGCCCttatttaaatatttcttctGCTGTCGTTTATGCAAAGTAAGGCCCTCTGTTAATGTACATTAA
- the LOC141291897 gene encoding odorant receptor 131-2-like: MAGSNGTTGDVSFFFQQIFYQEMDVGLSTKTVLSVLTSLFFFVVNCVMLFALSSKRIFHETPRYILFGHMLMNDSVLLLVTTIMYLVALCFLPIPKSICTLLVFISYCTFRNAPLTLALMSLERYVAICFPLRHCNIATPKRTGIVLGIIWFLSSINIIIDILLVLTINPDYLAGIIFCTLEKLYLFKWQLDKHQAFDVLYFVSVAGVIIFTYISIMITARSVSSDKDSAKKALKTVLLHLIQLGLCLTSFLYATIERTLYMMTGSNSSLFINLRYINYLFILILPRCLSPLIYGMRDEAVWPLFKYFFCYRSGKVKPSVNVH, encoded by the coding sequence ATGGCGGGGTCCAATGGCACAACTGGGGacgtgtctttcttttttcaacaAATCTTTTATCAAGAAATGGATGTTGGGCTCAGTACTAAAACAGTGTTGTCTGTGTTAACATCTCTGTTCTTCTTTGTTGTAAACTGTGTGATGCTCTTTGCTCTAAGTAGCAAGCGCATATTCCATGAGACGCCACGCTATATTCTTTTTGGCCACATGCTTATGAATGACTCTGTACTTTTGCTGGTCACAACCATAATGTATTTAGTGGCTCTTTGTTTCCTACCAATACCTAAGTCCATCTGCACTCTGTTAGTCTTTATCTCCTACTGCACTTTCCGTAACGCTCCTCTGACGCTAGCACTGATGTCTCTGGAGCGGTACGTGGCGATCTGCTTCCCTCTGAGACACTGCAACATCGCCACACCAAAAAGGACCGGAATTGTCTTAGGAATCATCTGGTTCCTTAGttctataaatattataattgacATTCTTTTAGTCTTAACTATCAACCCTGATTATTTAGCTGGCATTATATTTTGCACATtagaaaaattgtatttattcaaaTGGCAGCTGGATAAACATCAAGCGTTTGATGTGCTTTATTTTGTGTCTGTTGCAGGGGttattatttttacatatatTAGCATTATGATCACAGCCAGGTCTGTTTCCTCTGATAAAGATTCTGCTAAGAAAGCCCTCAAAACAGTGCTTTTGCACTTGATTCAACTGGGACTGTGTCTCACCTCTTTCTTGTATGCTACAATAGAGAGAACACTATACATGATGACTGGAAGCAACTCTTCTCTCTTCATAAATCTAAGATATATAAATTATCTTTTTATTCTTATCCTACCACGCTGCCTAAGTCCTCTGATCTACGGTATGAGAGATGAAGCTGTGTGGCccttgtttaaatattttttctgctATCGTTCAGGAAAAGTAAAGCCTTCTGTCAATGTACATTAA